The following are encoded in a window of Sminthopsis crassicaudata isolate SCR6 chromosome 3, ASM4859323v1, whole genome shotgun sequence genomic DNA:
- the SLITRK3 gene encoding SLIT and NTRK-like protein 3 — protein sequence MKPPMAETLQKGRMLWIILLSTIALGWTTPIPLIEDSEEIDEPCFDPCYCEVKESIFHIHCDSKGFTNISQITEFWSRPFKLYLQRNSMRKLYTNSFVHLNNAVSINLGNNALQDIQTGAFSGLKILKRLYLHENKLDIFRNDTFLGLESLEYLQADYNVIKRIESGAFRNLSKLRVLILNDNLIPMLPTNLFKAVSLTHLDLRGNRLKVLSYRGMLDHIGRSLMEIQLEENPWNCTCEIVQLKSWLERIPYTALVGDITCETPFHFHGKDLREIKKTELCPLLSDSEVEASLGIPQLSSSKENAWPTKPSSMLSSVHFTASSVEYKASNKQPKPTKQPRTPKPPPTSRGLYPGPNQPPIAAYQTRPPIPIICPTGCICSLHINDLGLTVNCKERGFNNISELLPRPLNAKKLYLSSNLIQKIYRSDFWNFSSLDLLHLGNNRISYVQDGAFINLPNLKSLFLNGNDIERLTPGMFRGLQSLHYLYFEFNVIREIQPAAFSLMPNLKLLFLNNNLLRTLPTDAFAGTSLARLNLRKNYFLYLPVAGVLEHLNAIVQIDLNENPWDCTCDLVPLKQWIETISSVSVVGDVLCGSPENLTHRDVRSVELEALCPEMVHLAPAGASPAVPGEVHSAGGPTGASPYEFAPPGGAVPLSVLILSLLVLFFSAVFIAAGLFAFVLRRRRKKLPFRKRQEGVDLTGIQMQCHRLFEDGGGGGGGGGGGGGGGGGGGRPSHPSPEKAPPVGHVYDYIPHPVTQMCNNPIYKPREEEETSTVVAGPEAGGPERGGSGTQAPGMGELLGGEQFPEAAKENNSNYRTLLEKEKEWALAVSSSQLNTIVTMNHPHPHPHPHHPAGSGVATVVGGTGGDLAGFRHHEKNGGVVLFPPGGGCGPGSILLDRERPQATPCTVGFVDCLYGTVPKLKELHVHPPGMQYPDLQQDARLKETLLFSAGKGFTDPQTQKSEYLELRAKLQTKPDYLEVLEKTTYRF from the coding sequence ATGAAACCTCCCATGGCTGAAACTCTCCAGAAAGGAAGGATGCTGTGGATAATTCTTTTAAGCACAATTGCCCTAGGATGGACTACACCCATTCCCTTGATAGAGGACTCAGAGGAAATAGATGAACCATGCTTTGATCCATGTTACTGTGAAGTGAAAGAAAGTATTTTCCATATCCATTGTGACAGTAAAGGATTTACAAATATCAGTCAGATTACTGAGTTTTGGTCCCGACCTTTTAAACTCTACTTGCAGAGGAATTCCATGAGGAAACTGTACACGAACAGTTTTGTTCATTTAAACAATGCTGTATCTATTAACCTTGGGAACAATGCTTTGCAGGACATTCAGACTGGGGCCTTCAGTGGCCTCAAGATTTTAAAGAGGCTGTATCTACATGAGAACAAACTGGACATCTTCAGAAATGACACTTTCCTGGGTTTGGAAAGTCTAGAATATCTGCAGGCAGACTACAATGTCATTAAACGGATTGAGAGTGGGGCCTTTCGGAACCTGAGCAAATTGAGGGTCCTGATCTTGAATGATAACCTCATCCCCATGCTTCCCACCAATTTATTTAAGGCCGTCTCTTTGACTCATTTGGACCTTAGGGGAAATCGGTTAAAGGTCCTTTCTTATCGGGGAATGTTGGACCATATTGGTAGGAGCCTGATGGAGATCCAGCTAGAGGAAAACCCCTGGAATTGTACCTGTGAAATTGTACAATTAAAGAGTTGGCTTGAACGAATACCATACACGGCTCTGGTTGGAGATATCACATGTGAGACCCCCTTCCACTTTCATGGGAAGGACCTGAGGGAAATCAAGAAGACTGAACTCTGTCCCTTGCTGTCTGATTCCGAAGTGGAAGCCAGTTTGGGAATTCCCCAGTTGTCATCCAGCAAAGAGAATGCATGGCCTACTAAACCCTCCTCCATGTTGTCCTCTGTCCATTTCACTGCATCTTCTGTTGAATACAAGGCTTCCAACAAACAGCCCAAACCCACCAAGCAACCTCGGACACCTAAGCCACCTCCGACATCCAGGGGCCTGTACCCTGGGCCAAACCAACCCCCCATTGCTGCTTATCAGACCAGACCCCCGATTCCCATCATCTGCCCTACTGGGTGTATCTGCAGCTTGCACATTAATGATCTGGGCTTGACGGTAAACTGCAAAGAGCGAGGGTTCAATAACATCTCTGAACTTCTTCCGAGGCCTCTGAATGCCAAGAAACTGTATCTAAGCAGTAACTTGATTCAGAAGATCTACCGCTCGGATTTTTGGAATTTCTCCTCCTTGGATCTCTTGCACCTGGGGAACAATCGAATCTCTTACGTCCAGGATGGGGCCTTCATCAACCTGCCCAACCTGAAGAGCCTCTTCCTGAACGGAAACGACATCGAGCGGCTGACTCCGGGCATGTTCCGAGGCCTCCAGAGCCTGCACTATCTCTACTTCGAGTTCAACGTCATTCGGGAGATCCAGCCGGCGGCCTTCAGCCTCATGCCCAACCTGAAACTGTTGTTTCTCAACAACAACCTGCTGAGGACGCTGCCCACCGACGCTTTCGCTGGCACCTCGTTGGCCCGGCTGAACCTGCGCAAGAACTACTTCCTCTACCTTCCAGTGGCCGGCGTCCTGGAGCACCTGAACGCCATCGTGCAGATCGACCTCAATGAGAACCCCTGGGACTGCACCTGTGACCTGGTGCCCCTCAAGCAGTGGATCGAGACCATCAGTTCGGTGAGCGTGGTAGGAGACGTGCTCTGCGGGAGCCCGGAGAACCTCACCCACCGCGACGTGCGCTCCGTGGAGCTGGAAGCGCTGTGCCCAGAGATGGTGCACCTGGCGCCCGCCGGGGCCTCACCCGCAGTGCCCGGAGAGGTGCACTCCGCCGGGGGGCCCACCGGCGCCTCGCCCTACGAGTTTGCTCCCCCTGGCGGTGCCGTGCCCCTCTCGGTGCTCATTCTCAGTCTGCTGGTCCTCTTCTTCTCGGCCGTCTTCATCGCTGCCGGGCTCTTCGCCTTCGTGCTGAGGAGGCGTCGGAAGAAGCTGCCGTTCCGCAAACGCCAGGAGGGCGTGGACCTGACCGGGATCCAGATGCAGTGCCACCGCCTTTTTGAGGACGGCGGAGggggtggcggcggcggcggcggcggcgggggagGCGGGGGCGGCGGGGGGCGGCCCAGCCACCCCTCCCCGGAAAAAGCGCCCCCCGTGGGGCACGTCTACGACTACATCCCCCACCCAGTGACCCAAATGTGTAACAACCCCATTTACAAGCcccgggaggaggaggagacctCCACCGTGGTGGCAGGCCCGGAGGCTGGGGGGCCCGAGCGGGGGGGTTCGGGGACGCAAGCCCCGGGGATGGGGGAGCTCCTGGGCGGAGAGCAGTTCCCGGAGGCGGCCAAGGAGAATAACAGTAACTACCGGACCTTgctggagaaggagaaggagtgGGCCCTGGCGGTGTCCAGCTCCCAACTCAACACCATAGTGACCATGAAtcaccctcacccccacccccacccccaccacccAGCCGGAAGTGGGGTGGCCACGGTTGTGGGAGGCACTGGGGGGGACTTGGCTGGGTTTCGGCACCACGAAAAGAATGGAGGGGTGGTGCTTTTTCCCCCAGGGGGAGGCTGTGGGCCTGGCAGCATTCTGCTGGATCGCGAGAGACCGCAGGCCACCCCCTGTACGGTGGGCTTCGTGGACTGTCTCTATGGTACGGTGCCCAAGTTAAAGGAGCTGCACGTCCATCCTCCTGGCATGCAATATCCAGACTTACAGCAGGACGCCAGACTCAAAGAAACCCTTCTGTTCTCGGCTGGAAAGGGCTTCACAGACCCCCAAACCCAAAAAAGCGAATACCTCGAGTTAAGGGCCAAACTCCAAACCAAGCCGGATTACCTCGAAGTCCTGGAGAAGACAACCTATAGGTTTTAA